Proteins encoded within one genomic window of Brassica rapa cultivar Chiifu-401-42 chromosome A09, CAAS_Brap_v3.01, whole genome shotgun sequence:
- the LOC103841729 gene encoding DEAD-box ATP-dependent RNA helicase 11 — translation MSTSWADVADSDNAASRAKPAYVPPHLRNRQSEPAAPLPGNDRGGGYGGQPSRWAPGGGGGGGGYRADAGRTGYAYGGRGSTGGGGGWNNRGGGGGGGWDREVNPFGDDVDLEPAFTEQENTGINFDAYEDIPIETSGGDVPPPVNTFAEIDLGEALNLNIRRCKYVRPTPVQRHAIPILLAQRDLMACAQTGSGKTAAFCFPIISGILRDQNPQRPRGSRTVYPLAVILSPTRELASQIHDEAKKFSYQTGVKVVVAYGGTPINQQLRELERGVDILVATPGRLNDLLERARVSMQMIKFLALDEADRMLDMGFEPQIRKIVEEMDMPPRGMRQTMLFSATFPREIQRLAADFLANYIFLAVGRVGSSTDLIAQRVEFVHESDKKSHLMDLLHAQRDTGNHDKQSLTLVFVETKRGADSLENWLCMNDFPATTIHGDRTQQEREVALKSFKSGRTPILVATDVAARGLDIPHVAHVVNFDLPNDIDDYVHRIGRTGRAGKSGVATAFFNEKNAQLARQLAELMQEANQEVPEWLTRYASRASFGGGKKRSGGRFGGRDFRREGSYGGRGGGSGGGGNDYYGGGGGGGYGGGGYGGAPSGGYGGQVTSAWD, via the exons ATGAGTACATCATGGGCAGACGTGGCTGATTCAGACAACGCCGCTTCCAGGGCGAAGCCTGCTTACGTTCCCCCTCATTTAAGGAACAGACAATCCGAGCCTGCTGCTCCTTTGCCAGGAAATGACCGTGGTGGAGGATACGGTGGTCAACCCTCTCGCTGGGCTCCTGGCGGTGGTGGCGGTGGAGGTGGTTACAGGGCTGATGCAGGGCGTACCGGTTACGCTTACGGTGGACGAGGAAGtactggtggtggtggtggttggaACAACagaggtggaggaggaggaggaggatgggACCGTGAAGTGAATCCCTTTGGAGATGATGTTGATCTAGAGCCTGCCTTTACAGAGCAGGAGAACACCGGCATTAACTTTGACGCCTATGAGGATATCCCCATTGAGACCAGCGGCGGTGACGTGCCTCCTCCTGTCAACACGTTTGCGGAGATTGATCTTGGGGAGGCGTTGAATCTCAACATCAGGAGGTGCAAGTACGTGAGGCCGACGCCAGTGCAGCGTCACGCGATTCCCATACTGCTTGCTCAGAGGGATTTGATGGCGTGTGCTCAGACGGGGTCTGGGAAGACCGCTGCTTTTTGCTTTCCGATCATTAGCGGGATCCTGAGAGATCAGAATCCGCAGAGGCCTCGTGGGTCAAGGACGGTTTATCCTCTTGCTGTTATCCTCTCGCCAACAAGGGAGCTGGCAAGCCAG ATACATGATGAAGCCAAAAAGTTCTCATACCAAACTGGTGTGAAGGTTGTTGTTGCTTATGGAGGAACACCTATTAACCAGCAG CTAAGGGAACTGGAGAGAGGAGTTGACATCCTTGTGGCAACTCCTGGCCGGTTGAATGATTTGCTAGAGAGAGCTAGAGTCTCGATGCAGATGATTAAGTTTTTAGCTCTCGATGAGGCGGACAGGATGCTGGACATGGGTTTTGAACCACAAATTAGAAAGATTGTTGAAGAGATGGACATGCCTCCACGTGGGATGAGACAAACAATGCTGTTTAGTGCTACGTTTCCTAGGGAGATTCAG AGACTCGCTGCTGATTTTCTGGcaaactatatatttttggcTGTGGGAAGGGTGGGTTCAAGCACTGACTTGATTGCCCAAAGGGTTGAATTCGTCCACGAGTCTGACAAGAAGAGTCATCTCATGGATCTGCTACACGCCCAGAGAGACACTGGCAACCATGACAAG CAATCATTGACATTGGTTTTTGTGGAGACGAAGAGAGGAGCCGACTCATTGGAGAACTGGTTGTGCATGAATGATTTTCCAGCAACCACCATTCACGGTGACAGAACACAACAG GAAAGAGAAGTGGCACTGAAGTCATTCAAAAGTGGGAGGACACCCATTTTGGTCGCAACAGACGTGGCAGCACGTGGACTTGACATTCCACACGTGGCTCATGTGGTTAACTTCGATCTACCAAATGACATTGATGACTATGTTCACCGCATCGGGAGAACAGGACGTGCAGGCAAATCCGGCGTAGCTACAGCTTTCTTTAATGAGAAGAATGCGCAGCTGGCTAGGCAGCTCGCTGAGCTGATGCAAGAAGCTAACCAAGAGGTGCCTGAGTGGCTCACGCGATACGCTTCACGTGCTTCATTTGGCGGGGGTAAGAAACGGTCTGGTGGAAGGTTTGGTGGCCGTGACTTCAGAAGGGAAGGCTCTTACGGCGGTAGGGGAGGAGGCAGTGGTGGCGGTGGAAATGACTActatggtggaggaggaggaggaggctatGGTGGCGGTGGATATGGTGGTGCACCAAGTGGTGGCTATGGTGGACAAGTGACCAGTGCGTGGGATTAG
- the LOC103841730 gene encoding protein WHAT'S THIS FACTOR 9, mitochondrial codes for MFAKSKSFLFSMSKLFHQHQQWREMGAMAKVRLKWVKNKNLDHIIDTETDLKAACILKDAIKRSPTGFLTAKSVADWQKLLGLTVPVLRFLRRYPTLFHEFPHARYASLPCFKLTETALMLDSQEDIIHQSHESDTVERLCRLLMMMRTRTVSLRSLHSLKFDLGLPDNYEKTLVMRYPDHFCFVKASNGNPCLKLVTWRDEFAFSALQKRNERDAVTSEDGLYREFKRGQSALTFPMSFPRGYGAQKKVKAWMDEFQKLPYISPYDDASNIDPESDLMEKRAVGVLHELLSLTIHKKTKRNYLRSMRGELNIPHKFTRLFTRYPGIFYLSLKCKTTTVILKEGYRRGKLVDPHPLTRLRDKFYHVMRTGFLYRARGLGMVSKEELLLDKVDDDGPEEEGSEEEEIVEGSELEEDSEDE; via the exons ATGTTCGCCAAATCCAAAAGCTTCCTCTTTTCAATGAGCAAGCTGTTTCATCAGCATCAACAATGGCGAGAAATGGGAGCAATGGCGAAAGTGAGATTGAAATGGGTGAAGAACAAGAACCTCGATCACATCATTGACACCGAAACCGATCTCAAAGCAGCTTGCATTCTCAAAGACGCCATTAAACGATCTCCCACCGGTTTCCTCACCGCGAAATCCGTCGCTGATTGGCAGAAACTCCTCGGTCTCACCGTCCCTGTTCTTCGCTTCTTGCGCAG GTATCCGACTCTGTTTCACGAGTTTCCGCACGCTCGTTACGCAAGCTTGCCCTGTTTCAAGCTAACGGAGACAGCGTTAATGCTCGACTCACAAGAAGATATCATTCATCAAAGCCACGAGAGTGATACAGTGGAGAGGTTATGTAGActtttgatgatgatgagaacGAGAACCGTCTCTCTCAGATCACTCCACTCTCTCAAGTTCGATCTCGGCTTACCAGACAACTACGAGAAGACGCTGGTCATGAGGTACCCTGACCACTTCTGCTTCGTCAAGGCCTCTAACGGAAACCCTTGTCTAAAGCTCGTGACTTGGCGCGACGAGTTCGCCTTCTCGGCTCTGCAGAAGCGAAACGAGAGGGATGCTGTTACAAGTGAGGATGGTCTTTACCGTGAGTTCAAGAGAGGACAGTCAGCATTGACTTTCCCTATGAGCTTTCCTAGAGGGTATGGAGCTCAGAAGAAGGTCAAGGCGTGGATGGATGAGTTTCAGAAACTTCCTTACATATCTCCTTACGACGACGCGAGTAACATCGACCCTGAGAGCGATCTCATGGAGAAACGAGCTGTGGGAGTGTTGCACGAGCTCTTGAGCTTGACCATCCACAAGAAAACCAAGAGGAACTACTTGAGAAGCATGAGAGGTGAGCTGAACATTCCTCATAAGTTCACTCGGCTCTTCACGCGGTACCCTGGGATCTTCTACCTTTCGTTGAAGTGTAAGACGACAACTGTGATTCTCAAAGAAGGGTATCGTCGTGGAAAGCTAGTGGATCCGCATCCTCTCACTCGTCTTAGAGATAAGTTCTATCATGTGATGAGAACAGGGTTTCTTTACCGGGCTAGAGGGTTAGGCATGGTCTCTAAGGAGGAACTTTTGCTTGATAAGGTAGACGATGATGGCCCTGAGGAAGAAGgttctgaagaagaagagattgtGGAAGGAAGTGAACTTGAAGAGGATTCAGAAGATGAATAG
- the LOC103841731 gene encoding F-box protein At3g58530, with amino-acid sequence MESKKVMEEEEEMWRREIVTSVMRIVSTRLPQRDLISLLLVSPWLYRTLVSYPSIWLNIDLRERTNAGDRLLAALSLPRYRQVKHINLEFSQGVEDTHLQLVKSHCHDALSSLECLNLNGCQKISDSGIEAITSICPKLKVISIYWNVRVTDDCIRHLVKNCRNIIDLNLSGCKSITDKGMQLVAETYQDLEALNITRCVKITDDGLLHVLQKCSSLQTLNLYALSGFTDKAYKKISLLAELRFLDLCGAQNLSDEGLGHIAKCNKLETLNLTWCVRITDAGVITIANSCTSLEFLSLFGIVGVTDRCLEALSQTCSATLTTLDVNGCIGIKRRSREELLQMFPRLICFKVHS; translated from the exons ATGGAATCGAAGAAAGTgatggaagaggaagaagagatgtgGAGGAGAGAGATAGTGACAAGCGTGATGAGGATAGTGAGCACAAGATTGCCACAGAGAGATCTAATATCTCTCCTTCTCGTTAGCCCTTGGCTCTACCGCACCCTGGTCTCTTACCCTTCCATCTGGCTG AACATTGATTTGCGTGAGAGGACCAATGCAGGGGATAGGCTGTTAGCTGCTCTGTCCTTG CCAAGATATCGTCAAGTGAAGCATATCAATCTTGAATTTTCCCAGGGTGTTGAGGACACTCATCTTCAACTTGTGAAAAGCCAT TGTCATGATGCGCTTTCAAGCTTAGAATGCTTGAATCTGAACGGGTGCCAGAAGATATCAGACAGTGGAATAGAAGCTATAACTAGCATATGTCCCAAGTTAAAAGTTATCTCTATCTACTGGAACGTGAG GGTGACTGATGATTGCATTAGACATCTAGTGAAGAATTGCAGAAACATCATTGATTTGAACCTAAGTGGCTGCAAG AGCATAACAGACAAAGGTATGCAACTAGTAGCTGAAACTTATCAAGACTTAGAGGCACTGAATATCACCAG GTGTGTTAAGATCACAGATGATGGATTACTTCATGTGCTACAAAAGTGTTCCTCTCTGCAGACCTTAAACCTCTATGCTCTTTCAGG CTTCACAGACAAAGCTTACAAGAAGATATCTCTTTTGGCTGAGCTAAGGTTCTTAGACCTGTGTGGTGCTCAG AACTTATCTGATGAAGGGCTTGGTCATATAGCTAAGTGCAACAAGCTAGAGACTCTCAACTTGACATG GTGTGTGCGTATCACAGATGCAGGTGTGATTACCATTGCTAATAGTTGCACCTCCCTCGAATTTCTCAG CTTGTTTGGAATAGTTGGGGTGACTGATAGATGTCTGGAGGCTCTCTCGCAGACCTGTTCTGCTACACTCACCACTCTTGATGTCAATGGCTGCATCGGCATTAAG AGACGAAGCCGTGAAGAGTTGCTTCAGATGTTCCCTCGTCTGATATGCTTTAAAGTACACAGCTAA
- the LOC103841732 gene encoding DEAD-box ATP-dependent RNA helicase 52: MSSSWADVSEPERPPSSGWGGGGYGDSRPSRTNYVPPHLRSRPPSSDFAAPSHGNHRGGYGGRGGRGSGYVGRGGGGGGGWDRRDTETNPFGNDGNAEPPGVNEQENNTGINFEAYEDIPIETSGDNVPPPVSTFAEIDLGEALNLNIQRCKYVKPTPVQRNAIPILAAGRDLMACAQTGSGKTAAFCFPIISGIMKEGEHVERPRGVRGVYPLAVILSPTRELACQIHDEARKFSYQTGVKVVVAYGGTPVNQQIRELERGVDILVATPGRLNDLLERGRVSLQMVKYLALDEADRMLDMGFEPQIRKIVQQMDMPPPGVRQTMLFSATFPREIQRLASDFLSNYIFLAVGRVGSSTDLIVQRVEFVHDSDKRSHLMDLLHAQRENGNQGKQALTLVFVETKKGADSLENWLRINGFPATTIHGDRSQQEREVALRSFKTGRTPILVATDVAARGLDIPHVAHVVNFDLPNDIDDYVHRIGRTGRAGNSGLATAFFNDNNTSMAKPLAELMQEANQEVPDWLSRYASRASFGGGKNKRSGGRFGGRDFRRESGGYGGGPGGGYGGGLGGGYGGGLGGGYGGGYGGGYGGGPGGGYGAMQGGYGTVPGGGYGTVPGGYVPYGRGGGAYYGGGYGTVPNQGYGPGVASAWD, translated from the exons ATGAGTTCATCATGGGCTGATGTTTCTGAACCGGAGAGACCACCATCATCTGGTTGGGGTGGAGGTGGTTACGGTGACTCTCGTCCGTCCAGAACCAACTACGTTCCTCCTCATCTTAGGAGCCGTCCGCCATCTTCAGACTTTGCTGCTCCTTCACATGGTAACCACCGTGGGGGATACGGTGGTAGAGGAGGTCGTGGCTCAGGCTATGTAGGtagaggaggaggtggtggtggtggttgggACCGTAGGGACACTGAAACGAACCCGTTTGGTAACGATGGCAATGCAGAGCCGCCGGGTGTTAACGAGCAGGAGAACAACACAGGCATCAACTTTGAAGCGTATGAAGATATTCCCATCGAGACGAGTGGGGATAATGTGCCACCTCCTGTTAGTACATTTGCGGAGATTGATCTCGGAGAGGCTCTGAATCTCAATATTCAGAGGTGCAAGTACGTGAAGCCGACCCCTGTGCAGCGTAACGCGATTCCTATATTAGCTGCTGGGAGGGATTTGATGGCTTGTGCTCAGACAGGGTCTGGGAAGACGGCTGCGTTTTGTTTTCCGATTATTAGTGGGATTATGAAGGAGGGGGAGCATGTTGAGAGACCGCGTGGAGTTCGGGGAGTCTATCCACTTGCTGTTATTCTCTCACCAACTAGGGAGTTGGCTTGCCAG ATACATGATGAAGCTAGAAAGTTCTCGTATCAAACTGGTGTGAAAGTTGTGGTTGCTTATGGAGGAACACCTGTCAACCAACAG ATAAGGGAGCTTGAAAGGGGTGTTGATATTCTTGTTGCAACACCTGGGAGATTAAACGATTTGCTTGAGAGAGGTAGAGTCTCACTACAGATGGTGAAATACTTGGCACTTGATGAGGCGGACAGGATGCTGGACATGGGTTTTGAACCACAAATCAGGAAGATTGTTCAGCAGATGGACATGCCTCCTCCTGGTGTCCGGCAGACAATGCTGTTCAGTGCTACATTTCCTAGGGAGATACAG AGACTTGCCTCTGATTTTCTTTCAAATTACATATTTCTGGCTGTCGGGAGAGTGGGGTCAAGTACGGATTTGATTGTCCAAAGAGTAGAGTTTGTCCACGATTCTGACAAAAGAAGCCATCTCATGGACCTTCTTCATGCTCAGAGGGAGAATGGTAACCAAGGAAAG caAGCTTTGACTCTAGTATTTGTGGAGACGAAGAAGGGAGCTGACTCTTTGGAGAATTGGTTGCGCATTAATGGATTCCCAGCAACTACCATCCACGGTGATAGGTCACAACAG GAAAGAGAAGTGGCGCTGAGATCATTCAAGACTGGGCGGACACCTATTCTTGTTGCAACCGACGTGGCTGCACGTGGGCTTGACATTCCACACGTTGCTCATGTTGTTAACTTTGATCTACCAAACGACATCGACGACTATGTCCACCGTATTGGACGAACAGGACGTGCAGGCAATTCAGGGTTGGCAACTGCTTTCTTCAACGACAACAACACATCAATGGCCAAGCCACTCGCCGAGCTGATGCAAGAAGCAAACCAGGAGGTCCCTGACTGGCTGAGTCGGTACGCATCTCGTGCTTCATTTGGAGGTGGTAAGAACAAGCGGTCTGGTGGGCGGTTTGGAGGCCGTGACTTCAGGAGAGAATCTGGTGGCTATGGAGGCGGTCCCGGTGGTGGCTATGGAGGCGGTCTTGGTGGTGGCTATGGAGGCGGTCTTGGTGGTGGCTATGGAGGCGGTTATGGTGGAGGCTATGGAGGCGGTCCCGGTGGTGGCTATGGCGCAATGCAAGGTGGGTATGGAACTGTACCAGGTGGTGGATACGGGACGGTTCCTGGTGGTTATG